TACTTCGGTTGGAGAGGATTGCGCCACCGTTGTCTGGGAGCCACCCAAGTATGATGGGGGGCAAGCAGTCACCGGTGAGTCCCTGTGTGCCAGAGTTCCCATGACCTCTGACCTCTTTACCCCTGATTTCTCTTGGACCTCTAAGAGTCCTTAGCATCCTCAGTGACTTCCCCACTCTGAGACCTGGTTTCCTCCTTTGACATCGTGTAATCCCTTGGGTCTTTGCATCAAGTTTTACTCCCTAACGACCTGGGAATCCTCACTTTGGCCAATAGCCTGGGATTTCCTGTGACCCCTGACCTTGACTCATGACCTGTGACTGCTCTGTGATCTTAAAATCAACCCCAAGATTCATGGCTCCAGGTCTCTCTGGGCCATGTAGCCTTTGACTCACTGCACCAACTGACCTGTGACCCTCTCCATGGCCTCTCCGTGACCACCCACGCCTCTCTGCTTGCGGCAATCCAGGGTACCTCCTAGAGCGGAAGAAGAAGGGTTCTCATCGCTGGATGAAGCTGAACTTTGAGGTCTTTACGGAGACAACCTATGAGGTCACCAGGATGATTGAGGGCGTCCTGTACGAGATGCGGGTCTTTGCTGTCAATGCCATCGGGGTGTCCCAGCCCAGCGTCAACTCCAAGCCCTTCATGCCTATTGGTGATGCCCCTCTGCACCTCACTGAACCCCCACCTCTGGCCCATGCCCTGCCTGTCATTGATCTCTGACCCTACACCCTGGCCTTTGACCCTATGGAATCTGCTGACTTCTGTCCTCTGTCCTCCAACAAACTAACACATTGACCCCAAGGCTCACCCACCCTCCTGACCTAGTATATCAGCTGCCGAGCTCTATGCTGCTAGACTCTGTGCTGCGGCCTGGATATCCCATTGTCCTCTGAGCTAGCAGGCTAACACCTATCCCTGCCCTTGGAGACCTCACTATCCCTTGATATCTTGTTTTAATGCCCCTTGTGACATGTCCTTGCTCATTGACCTTTGGCCTaccatattgattgattttctgaCCAGTAACTCCAGCTCTGACCCCTGATCCTCCCTGCTGACCCCTGACCCCTCATTTACTCCCACCTCCCCTTTCTCTGGATCCTTACAGCTCCCACAAGTGAACCCCAACACCTGACAGTGGAGGATGTGACAGACAGCACCACCACCCTCAAGTGGAGGCCCCCAAATAGGATTGGGGCAGGCGGCATCGATGGGTACCTGGTGGAGTACTGCCTGGAGGACTGTGAGTGACCCCGTCTGGCTTGGTGGGGGGCAGTGGCTCACATGGACCCTAGTGGGTATCCAGTCCAGGGACTGAAAATAGGGCAGTGCAGGGACTCATCTCTGGTGCAGTGTGCTGCCCTCGTGGTGTCTCTACTGAACGTGAATTCCTGGGAGGGGATGGGTCAAACCAGGCCCCCAGTGACcagcttttcctctcttcctcccttccctacACCCATCCTCCACACAGCAATACTTTTTCATCTGTCCATCTATCCTTCCATCCAAGTATTTACTACCTACATTCTTTCttcttatccatccatccatccatccatccatccatccatccatctttcctttcttttccccttccttcccgcctcttttatttctccctccctcccccctccctccctcccttcctcgcACTGTCCACCCAATCATCTccctaaaaatattttggatcaTTCAACTGTCCATCtcttcaataacatttttttaatcaataaatctCTCTTCACCATCATCTTTCTCcaccccccttccttccttctctccacccaTCCATTTATCTGTTTGACCATCTAACCATCTATCTATtgtctctccatccatccatccatccatccatccatccatccacgtATTCATCCAACCACTCATGCATATTTCCACACATCCAGCTCTCCATCCTCCACTGGACAACGTGTATTGAGCACTGACTCCACGCCAGGCCCAGTGCCGTGGCTGTGGGGAAATCTCCAACGTGGTCATCCCCCTGGGAATACAGACAAGACCATCTTGACACCATATCCCAGGCCTTAAAGTCAGACAGATGTGGGTTCCAGTCCTGCCCCTACACtttctaactgtgtgaccttggacaagtctctgagcctcagtttcttcatttaaagATGGTGGACAGTTCCCATCTTGACAGGGTGCAGTGATGACTGCATTCGGTAATGCCAGTACATGACGGATGGTAGGACTCCTGTCagcttcttccctttttctcttcacaTTGCTCTTTACCCCATTCCTACCCTTGGCAACCCCTCCCCAATCTGTGTCATCTTCACCCCGATGCTTCAGAACCTACTCTTGTTAGacttcactctgttgattgttggTCTGACTTACACTGGTTCACCAACCCATGGCAATAAATTCAAGATGGGAAGGCACTTGTCACAGGGGCAGGAAATTGAGGAGCTGTCTCTAAGCACTACTCCCaattcctttccctctctgaacctcagttttctcatctctaaaatgggaacaaCATAGGGTGGAAGTGGGAATGATGATCTAATGTGTGCGCCACTCTTCGAACCTGgtcatagtaagtgcttaataaattacCATCTGGTGCTAGTTCAAGGAGTGGGATGGGATAACAGGCTGAGGGGCTTGCAGGAAGGTCTTGAGGGAAGGTCGTCAGCATCGCTCCTCTCCCATAGCTGAAGACTGGATCCCGGCTAACACGGAGCCCATCGAGCGCTGTGGCTTCACCGTCAAGGATCTTCCCACAGGAGCGAGAATCATCTTCAGGGTCGTTGGCGTCAACATAGCAGGGCGCAGTGAGCCGGCCACCCTGGCCCAGCCGGTCACCATTCAGGAGATTGTGGGTGAGCAACCCCTGACCTGACCCTGCCCTCCTAAAGACCAAGTTGGTGTCATTCAGCCGGCCCTTCCGGTGCCGTCATTAGGGCGCCCCCTGCAACCTCGTCCCCACGGTCTCCCCAGCCCTCCCGCCAGCGTCCCCGGCCCAGCGCTGAgccctccctgtgtttgtgtccTCAGAGCAACCCAAGATCCGACTCCCCCGCCATCTCCGCCAGACTTACATCCGCAAAGTGGGGGAGCAGGTCAACCTCCTCATCCCCTTCCAGGTGCGTGGGTTGGTGTCGGGGTCAGGGGTCAGCTCATGCGGGCGAGACCCCAGCTGACCtctgcgccctgctgccgcctgtcccccccccgccccccgcaggGAAAGCCACGGCCCCAGGTGGTGTGGAAGAAGGCCGGGGCGCCTGTGGACCCCTCCCGCGTGAACGTGCGCACCAGCGACACGGACACCGTGTTCTTCATACGGCAGGCAGCGCGCTCGGACTCCGGGGAGTACGAGCTGAACGTGCAGATCGAGAACTTGAAGGACACAGCCATCATCCATATCCTGGTCGTGGGTGCGCCGTGGGGGCAGGGCGGGACTACCATGGGCCaagtggggatggagggagggaggtgagaggAGGATGGctcaggaggagggagggaagagatggAGTGGGATGTGTATGAGGTGAGAATGGAGTAAAACGGTGAGGAAATGGGAGTGGGGGGGAAGGCCTAAGAGATCAGAATAGGGAGGGGAGGTGAGGAGGTTGGCATAGGAGAGGACGCCTGGGCTGGCGTGTAACAACCACCCCCCCTTCCAGAAAAGGCAGGGCCACCAATGAACGTGATGGTGAAGGAGGTGTGGGGCAGTAATGCCCTGGTGGAGTGGCAGCCCCCCAAAGATGACGGGAACAGTGAGGTCACGGGCTATGTCATCCAGAAAGCCGACAAGAAAACCATGGTGAGTCCAGAGGGGCCTGGGACAGAGTGGGGTGAGCCGGGGATGGGAGGAGAAAAGCTGGCCGGTTGTCAGAGCAGACGCTGCTGTACTCATTTCCCAactggggaaaccaaggcaccgAGAGACTGGGAgacaggctggggctgggagggaagacTTGGCTGAGATCTGGTGCatgatgggttttctttttctctttttatggaaGTAAAATTCATGTAACCAAATTAAgcattaaccattttaaagtggcaTTTAATACATTCCCCCTGTTGTGCAACCACAACCTCTATCTAGTCccaagacattttcatcacctaaAAGGAAACCCCGTACCCGCTAAGCAGTCACCCCGCCATTCCCTCTCTCCCAGGCCTGGCAACCACCGATCTttctctctatgaatttgcctattctggacgtCTCCTATGAAAGGAATGACAATAGGTAGCTTTTCgggcctggcttctttcactcagcctcATGTTTTCTAGGTATCAGTGTTACAATGTAGCAGGTGTCAGTGCTTCATCCCTTTTCATGGCGGGCTAATATTCCATGGCTTGGATCTACCACATTTTGGGTCTCCCTTCACTTGCTGCTGGGCACTTACTTGGGGTGTCCCATCTTCCAGGCACGTGAATGGTGCTGCTGTGAACCGTGGCTTTTCTTAGCTCTGCGCACACTTGGGTGTGCTTTCCTCATCTCCTGACCCTTCTTGTGTCTGTGTCCCCAACTGTCCCGGCCCCTCCATGTCTCCACGCTAGGAGTGGTTCACCGTCTATGAGCACAGCCGCCCCACCTGCTGCACCGTGTCCGACCTCATCATGGGCAATGAATACTATTTCCGCGTTTTCAGCGAGAACATTTGTGGGCTCAGCGACTCCGCTGGCCTCTCCAAGAATACAGCCCAGATCCTGAAGACAGGTATCACCACCCACCTCCGTGGGGTCCAGTCCCCCTTACTGGCTGGGGTCTGACCGTGACTTCTccgcacccccacacacatactcaaGGTTACTGGCACCTGGTGATGGTTGGGGCCAGTCAGGATCAGCTGCCTTACAAGTGCACCTCCCCCAGGTATCAGCTGGAAACCACTTGAGTATAAGGAGCATGACTTCCGGACGCCTCCCAAGTTCCTGACGCCGCTGCTGGACCGGGTGGTCGTGGCTGGTTATGCTGCTGCTCTCTACTGTGCCGTCAGAGGCTACCCGAAGGTGCCGCgtgcgcgtgcgcgtgtgtgcgtgcCCCTGGAGGGAAACGTTCGCCAAGATGAAGCCCCACTCCTCCCCGCCAGACTGGCTCTTCCTCCCCGACTTCTCGCTCCTCTTTTAacccacttcctgtctctctcttctgACTAGAGCCCAAGTCTCAGTTCATCGCACTCAATTTCCCTCCAAAAcagaaacggggggggggggggggccgggcGGAGTGTCTAAACCTCCAGGGCCCGTTGTGTCTTCCTGTGCCACCAGGTTTCATGACTGCTTTTTGGGAACATGGACACTTGTGGCTCACGTggaccaggggttggcaaaccgTACCCGGTGGGCCAAAGCTCCCTGCCACTGGTTTCTCTAAATAACGTTTTATTGGAACACGGCCCTGCATACTTGCTTGCATATTGTGCATGGCCACAGAGACCACAGGacccacagagcctaaaatattgacTACCTGGCCTTTTACACACAGTTTGCCTCCTTCTGGTCTAACATTCTAAGATTTTAGCTTCGGCCCCTGTAGGCACACTATGGATTCATTAGTTCACCTCCTCCGTTTCTATCTATCTGCTTCATTCTCTAAATCCTCCACTTATGCATTCACTCCACTCATGTATTCATCTCCCAATCCACTCATTTACTCAGTTCACGCATTCACTGCATGTGTTTATTTACATCATTCATTTATCATTCActccatttattctttcaatacACGTTTGGGGGCTTTGTACGTACGTGCTGATGGATCAGACAGGAAGACTGACACTAATTCAAAGTCACACAAAATTATAAAGGGTGGCAAGTGCGCCAGAGAAGTGCAGGCAGTCATGAGCGTGTGAAAAAGGCCTTCGGGCTCTAGCCCAGGGGCCAGGGAGTGACATGTGAGCTGAGACCTGAGACAGGAGAAAAGAGGAGGGGAGAGCAGTATTagaagagggaacagccagtgccaaggtcctgaggtgggagcTTGTCCCGTGTGTTTCAGGAACAGCGAGGCGGCCAGTGTGGTtagagcagagggagggaagaaggggagtgGGAGGTGAGATCAGAGAAGTAATGTAGGGCCCTGAGGGCTGCAATGAGGAGTGAGCTGTTCCTCTTACAGAAGAagagactgagggtcagagaagtgACTAGTCCAGGGTCATCCAGCCAAAATTAGGAAGTGGCACAGCCAATATTAGACTCCAACTCTCCCTGCCAAGGCCTGTTGGACATGACCCAGGGGACACTTTCTAAGCTGAcctcctctcccactcctctCAACAGCCGAAGGTGGTCTGGATGAAGAACAAGATGGAAATCCGTGAAGATCCCAAATTCCTCATGACCAACTACCAGGGGATCCTGACACTGAACATCCGCCGACCATCCCCCTTTGACTCGGGGACGTACTCCTGCCTGGCTGTCAACGAGCTGGGGGAGGCACTGGCCGAGTGCAAGCTGGATGTCCGAGGTGAGGAGGTGGCGTCCCGGCCCCTCTGCCTGGCTGACCTACACTCATGCCCTTTACAAAGCTAAGCGGAGGCCCTGCTCTGAGCAGAGCTGAGGTCAGAGCTGTCAGAGGGGGCCCTCAGGAGGAGGAGTGGGAAACTGGAATCAGACCCAAGAGGAATGACGCAGGGTGACGGGCTGGAGTGAAGGCAATACAGGGCATCGGagtggaggtggagggagcaCCTGACTCGGCCTGGGCAGCTGTCCAAGGTTTTCCAAGGGCTGAAGGACAAATAAGTGAATGAGGAGGACTTAGCAAATGATCGCTAAGGCTTCCAGTGGGCAGATATGTGGACACAGCGTCAAAGCAAACATGGGTGGTGGCCCAGGACCGGGAGCCATGGGAACCCAGTAAAACCTCTTCCCCCGCACAGCCTGTCCTCAAGCTCTgttcctcctgcctctgccctgtcCTCTCCTCGCAGCCCCAGCCTTGTTCGTGTTCTCCTGAATTCttacccagcccctccccacctgcgTCTCTCTCTCCAGTCCACCACATAGGGCTCTACAGGGCTCTCTCTATGCAGGGTTCACCTGCCCTGCCTGGACACCCCAGCAGCCCCGGAGCCCCTCAGCCTCGTGTCAGCATCCTGCACctgacacccccacccctctccagCCTTACGTGCTCGTTTTCTTCCATACTGTTCCAGTCACACCAAGCTGTTGGCAGTTGGACAAACTGGCTATGCTTCCTCCTGCCCCTGGgactttgcatatgctgttccctttATCTGGAACACTCTTCCTCACCTTCCCAACCCTGGGCTCCCATCCATCAAATATTTGCCACTAACCAAGTCCCTCAGAGGCGGCTTTCATAGTCCCTCCCTGACTGTGACTTCCCCTGGCCCTGATGACAACCTAGCAGATAGAAGTGGCCGCAAAGGCTCAGAGGGCCCACTCTCCCAGCCTTCACGTCTGGCATTCTTGCAGGCTGACCCAATTTCTTATGTAGTGCTGTCCCCTTTATCAACAATTGAATCAGCAATTGAATATCCCCGTTTCAGGATTCCAGAGACGGCTTGTCGCCCACAGCTGCTCAGAAATCCCTGATCAGAATGTTCAAGTTTGGGGTTCAAAACTACAGTAATTACTGCACAATGATGTGTTGGCCACCCATGTGGGGGGTGGAGCCGAGTGGTAAAGGGGAGACTTACTCCCCCTGCTGGTCAAGTGAACCCAGCCGGCAAAAGGGCCTGGCAAGGGCACAGGCTTTCGGGAAGCCAGGTCCCTGCGGCCCCCCTTACCCAGCCTTTTCTCGTCTCCTCCACAGTGCCGCAATGAAGCTCTCTTTCACCAGTCCGGATAATTGGCTGCTGAGTTCTAAGCTGGACCTCCCAAACAgtatttcccttttctgaattATCATTGAGAAGATAAACAGTCTTGTCTGGAGTTGCACTTGTCTGTTCTTGAATTTGTAGCTCCGCCATCTGTAGGGGTTTGTCACCTGGGGATGGGTAATGGGGACAGCCAGGTTGGCGTGGACCACCCGATGGAAACAGACCACATGGAGGCTGCCATCTTGGAACAGCTACTTTAGTGAGGCAACTGTGCTGTCATGGCAACTACACAGCATCAGAGGGGAACCCATGACGAGGGGAGGCAGCCTCCTTAGGCTAGCTACCCATGAGGAGGAGGCAGGCTGGCTGCTGTGGCAAATGCAGTGAGTCTGGGAGGAACCAAAGGCCAGGCCGGGAGGGCTACTCTGGTGAGGTAGCCGGGATGGAGTGGGGGGGGGTCACAAGGTCTCAGGAGTGGCCCCAAGGAGCCAGACACGATGAACTGAAGACCACATTGAGGTGACCATACTGGAAAAGCCACTTCCGACCGGCGTCCATGTTGTACTGGTGATGGTGATGAAACTGTTCGCGACTTGGTTGGTGGTTCTTAAGTGGCCGGTCTTTATTAACGTTGGTATTCCTCTGTCTGGCCCCGAAGTTGGCTACTTAGATCTCTGGCCCTTTGGTGACCTCAAGGGTGTTGGGGGAATCACAGTCCCCAGAGTTCAGAGGCCTGTGGGTTCAGTCTGGCTTCCATGGTTCGAAGCTGGGTACAAGAGAGAATTTGTCTCAGAGGCCTTGACTGCTGATGTAGCCAAGCTCGGGGGCAGGTGGGGGGACTTTGTACTTATTGGGAAGGCAGGAGGAGCGGGTCTCCAGAGGAAGAGGCCCCACAGGTTCTAGAGCCACCACCTTCAAGGACAGGCATCCCTCCCCGCCCCAGGCCTGACAGGGAACTGGGCCTCTGGCCTGGTGGACCTCAAGCTTCAGGGCCCAGGCATTCCCTCCCCAGATTCCACTATGGAGGCACGCAGGGGCGGGTGACGGCCAGTGAGGGAACTGCAGCCACCTTAAACTGGCGTACGGAAGCCCGGAAGACGCTGCCTTATGTTCAGGTCCTGTTGTCCTCTGCACACAGACAGCAAACCCTTTCTGGACCCAGAGTCCAGGCCTCCGCCCCTCCCCCCGCAGACCCAGGAGTCtgacccagcccctccccactcGCCGCCGCCTCTGTCCTCGAAGCCCCGCCCttgccccacctcctcctcctcctccgggGTCAGATCCTCGTCGTCGTCCTGCTCCTCCCAGTCCTGCGCCGGGTACTCCTGCGTGAAGGGCACGGAACCCTGGGCTGAAGGGAAGCGCAGGCGGTAGAGCAGCCGCACCCACTGGCCAAACTCACGATCGAGGGTCTCGCGTGGGGCCCGCAGTTGCAAGTAGAAAGCACGGCCGGTGCGGAACTTCACCTTGAGCTGCCAGCGGCTTTCGTCGTGGACGAAGAGCTGGACGAACTGCAAGGGGAACAGCCTGCGCGGGCGGAAGGGGCGGCCTCAGGTTCCGGCCCTCCCTGGCTCCGCAGCTCTCCCGAACCCCTGTGCCCTCAGGGTCGGGGGTCGCCCACCTCGCCTACCCCTCTCTGCCAGGAAAGGAGTCCTTTGTCACTTCCTCTGCCTCTTGAATCTTATCCATCCCCAACTTCCATCCACAGAGCACACTGTCTCCTGCTTGTCCTGTCCCCTAAATCCCAGACTCGAACAGACAGCTGCCTCCTTGAAAATTCCGTCTGGATGTTGGAACGATATCGGACACATAACAGGTCCAGCAACCAAATTCCTGATCTTACGCCCACCCCAAACCGGCTCCTCTCCGACCCGGTCTTAACTACCTCCTCCCACTCGCTCGGTCGGAAATCGTGGAGTCGCTCCTGACCTGACTTTCTCACACCCTCATCCAGTCCTGCCACCGAATGCTGACGGCTCTACGGTTAAACTGTATCCACAAACCGACCACTTGTAACTCCCTCCACCGCCTCCAGCCAACATAATTTCCCTCCTGAGCTCCCTGCCTTGGGCCCTGGCCCGTCTGTTCCCCATGCGGCCGCCAGAGGGCGCCCGTCAGCACCTGAGTTCGCTCAAGGCCCTCTGGTGGCTCAGAGTAAAGGCAAAGTCCGCAGATTGACCAGGAGACCCTGCAGGATCTGCCTCCTTTGTTCCTTCTGTgccctctcctcctgcccactCCCCTCGCTCACgggctccagccacactgcctcCTCGTTCCATAAACATGCCAGGCTTTGTCCTacttcaggacctttgcacagggtgttccctctgcctgaaacctTCCCCCAGCCACCCCTATGGCCTGGCCCCTTCATTTCTCTCTCGCCTTTCACAAGAGGCACCTTCTCAAGGGGGTCTGTTTACAACCTTGGCCTATTTACAACCATGACCACACTTGCAGACCTCCCCATTGGCTCCTGTCTGATATGTCTCCACAGACCTTTTTTACCCCATTAGACAAATTGTCATTTATTCTGTCTGCCTTCCCAGGTGAGCTTGAGGGCAGAAATTTTGGTCCgattttgttcactgctggtTCCCCAGTACCCAGaatggtacatagtaggtgctcaatggaCGCTTGTTgagttatttgaataaatgaattgctCAGCTCCTCCGCTCACCCTCACCCACCCCAGGCCTGATTCAAGGTCCAACAAGGCAGCAAACAATCCAGAGAGGGTGGGTAACTTGGCTAGGTCACacagtgggatttgaacccaagcccTCCATGTTCTTAACCACAACACTGGGGAGGCACATTGCCTCTTGGGGCCCAGCAATTCTACCTCCTGGAATTGATCTTACAGACACCCTCACACTTGTGCACATGGATGTCCCCTGCCTGCCACACCAGCTGTAAGCCCAAGACACTGGACACAACCTCAGTGTCCCTCAGTGGACTCCATCTATTATGTTGCTGAAATGGAAGAATAACATCTGACATTTACAGAgtgctcactctgtgccaggcgctgttccAAGCGGTTTACACACATTTACTCAGGTTATCCCCCAGTAGCCCTGCATGTGGGCTTTCCTCTTATCCT
The DNA window shown above is from Rhinolophus ferrumequinum isolate MPI-CBG mRhiFer1 chromosome 15, mRhiFer1_v1.p, whole genome shotgun sequence and carries:
- the GARIN5A gene encoding Golgi-associated RAB2 interactor protein 5A isoform X2, which translates into the protein MKRGRTPKPAQGRAACPTGRPGRLQRHLSGEFDQLRDFPIFESNFVQVTRLGEVANKVTMGVAASSPALELPDLLLLAGPAKENGHLQLFGLFPLQFVQLFVHDESRWQLKVKFRTGRAFYLQLRAPRETLDREFGQWVRLLYRLRFPSAQGSVPFTQEYPAQDWEEQDDDEDLTPEEEEELRTMEARLNPQASELWGL
- the GARIN5A gene encoding Golgi-associated RAB2 interactor protein 5A isoform X1 gives rise to the protein MKRGRTPKPAQGRAERTLVPACPTGRPGRLQRHLSGEFDQLRDFPIFESNFVQVTRLGEVANKVTMGVAASSPALELPDLLLLAGPAKENGHLQLFGLFPLQFVQLFVHDESRWQLKVKFRTGRAFYLQLRAPRETLDREFGQWVRLLYRLRFPSAQGSVPFTQEYPAQDWEEQDDDEDLTPEEEEELRTMEARLNPQASELWGL